The stretch of DNA GGGCGAGGTAAGCGCGCCTATGCTTTTGGAGCTTGGCGTAAAATATGTGATTATCGGCCACAGCGAAAGGCGTCAATATTTTGGCGAGACCGACCAGACGGTAAACAAAAGGGTCATTCAGGCGCTTAAGAGCGGGCTTATTCCCATTATGTGCGTAGGCGAGACCGAACAGCAAAGATTAAGCGGGCAGACCGACGAGGTCAACCGCCGTCAATTGACAATCGGGCTTCAAGATGTATCGGAAGAAGACGCCCAAAAGATAGTGATAGCCTACGAGCCCGTGTGGGCGATAGGCACGGGCAGGACTGCAACCGAGAAGGACGCGGACGAGACCATAGGTAAAAAAAGGGAAATGCTGAGCGTGATTTATTCACGTGACACGGCCCAAAAGATTAGAATACAATATGGCGGGAGCATGAATTCAAAAAACGCGCAAGGGCTTATGGCGATGCCCCAAATAGACGGCGGTTTGATAGGCGGCGCGAGCCTAAAGGCCAAGGACTTTAGCCTGATAGTAAAAGCCGCCGACCTTCAAAAATTTTGATTAGACTGTTTTTTAAAGGACACTTATGAAAAAAAGATTTGTTGCTATGATTATAATGGACGGAATGGGCTTTAGGGAATCCGCAGAATGCAATGCGGTCGCCATTCAGGGCACGCCCAACCTAAACAGGCTAAAAGAACAATACCCTTTTACATTGCTGGGCGCGAGCGGGCTTGACGTGGGCTTGCCCCATGGGCAGATGGGCAACAGCGAAGTGGGACACCTGAACATCGGCGCGGGCAGGGTTGTCTATCAAGACATAACCAGAATAGACAAAGCGATTACCAACGGC from Clostridiales bacterium encodes:
- a CDS encoding triose-phosphate isomerase — translated: GEVSAPMLLELGVKYVIIGHSERRQYFGETDQTVNKRVIQALKSGLIPIMCVGETEQQRLSGQTDEVNRRQLTIGLQDVSEEDAQKIVIAYEPVWAIGTGRTATEKDADETIGKKREMLSVIYSRDTAQKIRIQYGGSMNSKNAQGLMAMPQIDGGLIGGASLKAKDFSLIVKAADLQKF